A genomic segment from Salvia splendens isolate huo1 chromosome 13, SspV2, whole genome shotgun sequence encodes:
- the LOC121761581 gene encoding formin-like protein 20: MALFRRFFYRKPPDRLLEISERVYVFDCCFSTDVLDEDEYRTYMNGIVAQLQDHYPDAAFMVFNFKEGERRSQLSDVLSQYDMTVMDYPRQYEGCPLLPLEMIHHFLRSSESWLSLEGQQNVLLMHCERGGWPVLAFMLAGLLLYRKQYTGEQKTLEMVYKQAPKELLHLLSPLNPQPSQLRYLQYISRRNIGSDWPPSDTPLGLDCIILRILPVYDGGRGCRPVVRVYGQDPTSKTSTRSSKLLFSTSKVQKKIRFYQQEECELVKINIRCRVQGDIVLECIHLEDDLVREEMIFRVMFHTAFVRSNVLVLNRDEADVLWDAKDQFSREFKAEVLFSDADSVRSVVNSDEAESDDGNETENAGAEEFFEAEEIFSSAVDTHDGKVESESDDYEVITNSEVNESNQEVAVKDDSDHHAFEDCAPDEGIQRRERNDSALRNGNAKVESGLHADKVATDAETKSINSGTGDESEDEEESERNEEAPRLMKNLGKQGQEQKSSVDSNKPKFDRSLSTLSKKPPVSISRSASDAVTTNKKSKLPDLQSTPARVAKPNAVSKWIPTNKGSYTSSMHVYYPPSRYNSAPASLTSGKESAAGGKSKPPFVTSSSVTTTADRGSSASGRSRHASSSPSLDALLAKDASAASLPLPSQVGGKAENSIESPTPSDTPQQSPPPPPPPPPQANSFLYEPSSIPTELFQDGEGSVLSSPPAPPSLSPNGGRFTPPPPPPPPPSANDVTVLPSRVYQPPPPSTLPFPHTAIVSKFSPSSSHVPSTGTSLWTALQEAIPKTPAPPPPPPPPPPPHSSNVQNTSRVPPPPPPVSGSSWHAPLGVSPPPPPPPPPPPPPPPPMHGLPSFQSHRAPPLPVVPPPPPPPPFSRSAPPPPPPPPPSNGAPPPPPPPPPPSTNQNYYPSQNHRTPPPPPPPPPSNGAPPPPPPPPSTYQDYYPSQNHRTPPPPPPPPLRSAPPPPPPPPPPPPPPFGAPGVPPPPPPPGWGMPAGSPPPPPPPGGRMSAPPPPPGRGMPAPPPPPPPGQGMAGPPPPPPPPGRGMPAGSPPPPPPPGGRMSAPPPPPGRGMPAPPPPPPPGQGMAGPPPPPPPPGRGMPAPPPPPNRGAPPPPPPPTRGAPIPPPPPSSRGPPPPPPIGGAPPPPPPPGGRVPGPPAPPGPPRPPGGGPPPPPPFGAKGPATDSKGLLAGRGRGLPRPMATAPRRSTLKPLHWSKVTRVLQGSLWEELQRFGDPQVAPEFDVSELETLFSATVPKSDAGGKAGSRRKSTGSKPEKVHLIDLRRANNTEIMLTKVKMPLPDMMAAALTMDESILDADQVENLIKFCPTKEEMELLKGYTGDKETLGKCEQFFLELMKVPRVESKLRVFLFKIQFNSQASDFKKSLNTVNSACNEVRSSLKLKEIMKKILYLGNTLNQGTARGSALGFKLDSLLKLTDTRASNSKMTLMHYLCKVLAAKTPALLDFHQDLVSLEAGAKIQLKSLAEEMQAIIKGLEKVKQELAASENDGPVSETFRKTLKEFVTIAETDVASVTSLYSIAGRNADALAQYFGEDPARCPFEQVIATLLNFVRMFRKAHEENFKQAELEKKKAQKEDEMENAQGLNLSKRAKR, encoded by the exons ATGGCGCTGTTCAGAAGGTTCTTCTACCGGAAGCCGCCTGATCGGCTTCTCGAGATCTCCGAGAGGGTCTACG TGTTTGATTGTTGCTTCTCCACCGATGTACTTGACGAGGATGAGTACAGAACGTATATGAATGGAATTGTTGCTCAGTTACAGGACCACTACCCCGATGCTGCTTTTATGGTTTTCAACTTCAAAGAAGGCGAAAGAAGGAGCCAATTATCTGATGTGTTATCTCAGTATGACATGACAGTGATGGATTACCCTCGGCAGTATGAAGGGTGTCCGCTGTTACCGCTGGAGATGATTCACCACTTCTTGCGTTCCAGTGAGAGCTGGCTGTCACTGGAGGGCCAACAGAATGTGCTTCTGATGCATTGCGAAAGGGGAGGATGGCCTGTGCTCGCCTTTATGCTTGCGGGCCTTCTTCTGTACAGGAAACAGTACACGGGCGAGCAGAAAACGCTTGAAATGGTCTACAAGCAAGCACCGAAAGAACTTCTTCATCTCTTGTCTCCTTTAAATCCCCAACCATCTCAGCTCAGATATCTTCAGTACATCTCTAGAAGGAATATTGGGTCGGACTGGCCACCGTCAGATACACCTCTGGGTCTGGATTGTATTATTCTTAGGATCCTTCCTGTATATGATGGTGGAAGAGGATGCCGGCCAGTAGTTCGTGTGTATGGTCAGGATCCTACTTCAAAAACATCTACTAGAAGTTCAAAGCTTTTGTTCTCAACCTCAAAAGTCCAAAAGAAAATCCGCTTCTATCAACAG GAAGAGTGTGAGCTAGTAAAAATTAATATCCGTTGCCGTGTTCAAGGAGATATTGTTCTTGAGTGCATCCACTTGGAGGATGACTTAGTGAGAGAAGAGATGATTTTTAGAGTAATGTTCCATACAGCGTTTGTCCGGTCAAACGTTTTGGTGCTGAACCGTGACGAAGCTGATGTTCTTTGGGATGCCAAGGATCAGTTCTCTAGGGAATTCAAAGCAGAG GTGctattttcagatgcagattcTGTTCGCTCTGTTGTAAACAGCGATGAAGCAGAAAGTGACGATggaaatgagacagaaaatgcCGGAGCTGAGGAATTCTTTGAGGCCGAAGAGATATTCAGCAGTGCAGTGGATACTCATGATGGCAAGGTGGAATCGGAGTCTGATGACTATGAAGTAATCACGAATTCTGAGGTAAATGAGAGTAACCAGGAGGTTGCCGTGAAGGATGATTCCGATCATCATGCATTCGAAGATTGTGCACCTGATGAGGGAATTCAGAGGCGTGAACGCAATGATAGTGCTCTGCGTAATGGAAATGCTAAAGTAGAGTCTGGACTTCATGCTGATAAAGTAGCTACTGATGCTGAAACCAAATCTATTAATAGTGGAACGGGTGATGAGtctgaagatgaagaagagagtGAGCGAAACGAAGAGGCTCCTCGGTTAATGAAGAATCTCGGAAAGCAGGGCCAGGAACAGAAATCTAGTGTTGATAGTAATAAGCCGAAGTTTGATAGGAGCCTCTCGACTTTATCTAAAAAGCCGCCTGTTTCAATTTCCCGATCTGCTTCTGATGCAGTCACTACCAACAAAAAATCTAAGCTTCCGGATTTGCAGAGCACTCCAGCTAGAGTGGCTAAACCAAATGCTGTATCGAAGTGGATTCCTACTAATAAAGGTTCTTACACTAGCTCAATGCATGTTTATTATCCTCCGTCAAGATATAACAGTGCTCCGGCATCACTAACTTCTGGCAAAGAATCTGCGGCTGGAGGGAAATCTAAGCCCCCTTTTGTTACTTCATCTTCAGTAACCACTACAGCTGACAGAGGTAGTAGTGCATCAGGACGTTCCAGGCATGCATCTAGCTCGCCGTCATTAGATGCATTACTGGCTAAAGATGCTTCTGCTGCATCTCTACCTTTACCCTCACAGGTGGGAGGTAAAGCTGAAAATAGCATAGAATCTCCAACACCTTCAGATACACCCCAGCAatcgccaccaccaccacctccacctccacctcagGCTAATTCTTTTCTATATGAACCTTCTTCAATACCTACAGAATTGTTTCAAGATGGTGAGGGCAGTGTTCTTTCATCTCCACCTGCACCTCCTAGCCTCTCACCAAATGGTGGACGTTTTactcctccacctccacctccacctccaccatcTGCAAATGATGTTACTGTCTTGCCCTCAAGAGTATACCAGCCACCCCCACCTTCCACACTTCCATTTCCTCATACTGCTATTGTTAGTAAGTTCTCACCTTCCTCTTCCCATGTTCCATCCACGGGTACAAGCTTATGGACAGCTCTACAGGAAGCCATTCCCAaaacccccgctcctcctcctcctccccctccccctccccctccccaTTCTTCCAATGTGCAGAATACCAGTAGAGTGcctccgcctccaccaccaGTCTCTGGGAGTTCATGGCATGCACCTTTAGGAGTATCACCTCCACCACCCCCACccccacctcctcctcctccgccaccaCCTCCCATGCATGGGCTTCCTTCTTTTCAATCACATAGAGCTCCACCTCTACCTGTTgttccacctcctcctccaccacctcctTTTTCACGTAGTGCACCCCCACCTCCACCTCCCCCGCCTCCTTCGAATGGAGCACCACCACCCCCACCTCCGCCTCCACCACCTTCCACCAACCAAAATTATTATCCTTCTCAGAACCATAGAACTCCACCACCCCCACCTCCCCCACCTCCTTCTAATGGagcaccaccacctcctcctccaccaccttCCACCTACCAAGATTATTATCCTTCTCAGAACCATAGaactccaccaccaccacctcctcctccttTGCGTAGtgctccacctccaccaccaccaccaccaccaccaccacctcctccttTTGGTGCACCTGGTgtaccgccaccgccaccacctCCAGGATGGGGAATGCCTGCTGGTTCAccgcctcctccgccacctCCCGGAGGGAGAATGTctgctccaccaccacctcctggACGCGGAATGCCTgctccaccacctcctccacctccagGACAGGGAATGGCTGGtcctccaccacctccaccacctccagGACGAGGAATGCCTGCTGGTTCAccgcctcctccgccacctCCCGGAGGGAGAATGTctgctccaccaccacctcctggACGCGGAATGCCTgctccaccacctcctccacctccagGACAGGGAATGGCTGGtcctccaccacctccaccacctccagGACGAGGAATGCCTGCTCCACCGCCGCCTCCCAATCGAGGAgctccaccacctccacctcctcctACACGTGGAGCCCCAATTCCACCTCCCCCACCTTCAAGTCGTGGccctccaccacctccacccaTAGGAGgagcaccacctccaccaccacctcctggAGGTCGTGTTCCTGGTCCACCTGCACCTCCAGGACCTCCGAGACCTCCAGGAGGTGGACCGCCCCCACCTCCTCCATTTGGTGCAAAGGGACCTGCAACTGATAGTAAAGGGTTGCTTGCTGGTAGAGGGCGTGGGCTTCCACGTCCAATGGCAACAGCACCTCGAAGGTCTACCTTAAAGCCACTTCATTGGAGCAAGGTAACCAGGGTATTACAAGGAAGCTTGTGGGAAGAATTGCAGAGATTCGGCGATCCTCAAGT GGCACCAGAGTTCGATGTGTCAGAACTTGAGACCCTTTTCTCTGCTACAGTACCAAAGTCAGATGCAGGAGGAAAAGCTGGAAGTCGGAGAAAATCTACTGGATCTAAGCCTGAAAAAGTTCATCTG ATTGACCTAAGGAGAGCAAACAACACTGAAATTATGCTCACAAAAGTGAAAATGCCCCTTCCTGACATGATG GCTGCAGCACTTACAATGGATGAATCAATTTTGGATGCTGATCAAGTAGAAAATCTCATTAAGTTTTGTCCAACTAAAGAAGAGATGGAACTTCTTAAG GGCTACACAGGGGACAAGGAGACTTTGGGGAAGTGCGAACAG TTTTTCCTGGAGCTGATGAAGGTTCCACGAGTGGAATCTAAGTTAAGGGTTTTCTTATTCAAGATCCAATTCAACTCTCAGGCTTCTGATTTCAAGAAAAGCTTGAACACTGTAAATTCAGCATGTAACGAG GTTCGGAGCTCCCTCAAGCTTAAAGAAATTATGAAGAAGATTTTATATCTTGGAAATACATTAAACCAAGGAACTGCTAGAG GTTCTGCTCTTGGATTCAAATTAGACAGTCTCTTGAAGCTCACAGATACACGTGCATCCAACAGCAAGATGACACTCATGCATTATCTTTGTAAG GTGCTTGCTGCAAAGACACCAGCTCTTTTAGACTTTCATCAAGATCTTGTTAGCTTAGAAGCTGGCGCTAAG ATACAATTGAAATCCTTGGCAGAAGAGATGCAAGCCATTATCAAAGGTTTAGAGAAGGTAAAACAGGAATTGGCTGCTTCGGAAAACGATGGTCCTGTATCTGAAACTTTTCGCAAG ACATTGAAGGAATTCGTCACCATTGCTGAGACTGATGTGGCCTCTGTGACATCTCTATATTCTATTGCG GGGAGAAATGCAGATGCACTAGCTCAGTATTTTGGTGAGGACCCTGCACGATGCCCTTTCGAGCAAG TCATTGCAACCCTCTTGAACTTTGTCAGAATGTTCCGGAAAGCTCATGAAGAAAACTTCAAACAAGCTGAACTGGAAAAGAAGAAAGCCCAGAAGGAAGATGAAATGGAGAATGCCCAAGGATTAAACCTGTCGAAGAGAGCCAAACGCTGA